The Pedobacter roseus genome contains a region encoding:
- a CDS encoding TolC family protein: MPRISLFYSSLLLSISLSIGTSAQTLSLKQAVNTALTNYGTIKAKNNYADASKSYIQQAKREYLPNFSLSAQQDYGTINGQNGPQYGLGGLGTASSGPALDKQNWNAAFGGLYLANVNWDFFTFGRIRDRIKVANAAYQRDKNDLEQEKFQQEIRVSGAYLNLLAAQRLTRSQQKNLDRAITFQNTAIIRAKNGLIAGVDSSFAKAEVSNAKIALTKAKDLEQEQANRLGVLMGLTATSYDLDTASITRIPGNLLEDTVVKSSHPLLKFYQNRVDVSDHQVNYFKKLYYPTFTFFGVMQGRGSGFSSGYALDQSAYSTSYADGINPTRGNYLIGIGMTWNLSTLLKNRPQVRAQEYISQGLKEEYNLVDQQLKAQLALAESKLNNALANYREAPIQVKAASDAYLQKNTLYKNGLTTLVDLTQALFTLNRAETDRDIAFTNVWQALLLKSAALGNYDIFINEF, encoded by the coding sequence ATGCCTCGTATATCTTTATTTTATTCTTCACTATTATTATCTATTAGTTTATCTATTGGTACAAGTGCTCAAACGCTAAGTCTAAAACAGGCTGTTAATACTGCATTAACCAATTATGGCACCATAAAGGCCAAAAACAACTATGCAGATGCTTCAAAATCTTACATTCAGCAGGCGAAAAGGGAGTATTTGCCAAACTTCAGTTTAAGTGCCCAACAGGATTATGGAACCATCAACGGCCAAAACGGCCCGCAGTATGGTTTAGGCGGTTTGGGAACAGCTTCTTCTGGTCCGGCCTTAGATAAGCAAAACTGGAACGCTGCATTTGGCGGATTGTATTTAGCCAATGTAAACTGGGATTTCTTCACGTTTGGAAGAATCAGAGACCGGATAAAAGTGGCCAATGCGGCTTACCAAAGGGATAAAAACGATTTGGAGCAGGAAAAATTCCAACAGGAAATCCGCGTTTCAGGTGCATATTTAAACTTATTGGCTGCACAGCGCTTAACCAGGTCGCAACAGAAAAATCTCGATCGCGCCATTACCTTTCAAAATACAGCCATTATCAGGGCTAAAAACGGATTAATTGCAGGGGTAGATTCTTCCTTTGCAAAAGCAGAAGTTTCGAATGCCAAAATTGCCTTAACAAAAGCAAAAGACCTGGAGCAGGAACAAGCCAACCGTTTAGGCGTTTTAATGGGTTTAACGGCTACTTCATACGATTTGGATACCGCTTCCATTACGCGTATACCGGGTAATCTGCTCGAGGATACCGTGGTTAAAAGTTCACATCCCCTTTTAAAATTTTACCAAAACCGGGTGGATGTAAGCGATCATCAGGTTAATTATTTCAAAAAACTTTATTACCCAACCTTTACTTTCTTTGGTGTAATGCAGGGACGGGGATCTGGATTTAGCTCAGGTTATGCCTTAGATCAAAGTGCTTATTCTACCAGTTATGCAGATGGTATCAATCCCACGCGTGGAAACTATTTGATTGGCATAGGAATGACCTGGAATTTATCCACCTTATTAAAAAACCGTCCGCAAGTACGTGCACAAGAATACATTAGCCAGGGTTTAAAAGAAGAATATAACCTTGTTGATCAACAGTTAAAAGCACAGTTGGCCCTTGCAGAATCCAAATTGAACAATGCATTGGCGAACTATAGAGAGGCACCCATCCAGGTAAAAGCAGCCTCAGATGCCTATTTACAGAAAAACACCCTGTACAAAAATGGTTTAACCACGCTGGTTGATCTTACCCAGGCACTTTTCACCTTAAACAGGGCCGAAACGGATCGGGATATTGCCTTTACCAATGTATGGCAGGCGCTGCTGTTAAAATCGGCTGCTTTGGGCAATTACGACATATTTATCAACGAATTTTAA
- a CDS encoding helix-turn-helix domain-containing protein, with product MLSKNQELSTLQKKETLEDFYNRLKITRPEIPTPSLGMINDIGHFNVFNRSVVCTNIPSAFSRRDFYKISLIIGNGILHYADADIEIKGRALLFTNPNIPYSWESTSPKPAGFFCLFTENFIHNRNEILRDSLLWRINDSPVIHIDEDQEVTLRDIFCKMMKEMDGDYIHKYDLLRNYVQLIVHEALKVKPQDILFKQNNASARLTALFLELLERQFPIGSTEHILELKTAHDFACRLLVHVNHLNHAVKEITGKTTSEHISRRIATEAVALLKHTEWNIAQIAYCLGFEYPANFNIFFKRQMQCTPKGFRAN from the coding sequence ATGTTATCAAAAAATCAAGAGCTTTCTACGCTTCAAAAAAAGGAAACTTTAGAGGATTTTTATAATAGGCTGAAAATTACACGGCCAGAGATCCCTACGCCAAGCTTAGGGATGATTAATGATATTGGGCATTTTAATGTTTTTAACAGAAGTGTGGTTTGCACCAACATCCCCTCCGCTTTTAGTCGCAGGGATTTTTATAAAATTTCGCTGATTATTGGCAATGGAATTTTGCATTATGCCGATGCTGACATAGAAATTAAAGGTAGGGCGCTATTGTTTACCAACCCGAATATTCCGTATTCATGGGAAAGTACCTCGCCAAAACCTGCTGGTTTTTTCTGTTTATTTACTGAGAATTTTATACATAACCGCAACGAAATCCTTCGCGATTCGTTGTTGTGGCGCATAAACGATAGTCCGGTAATTCATATTGATGAGGATCAGGAAGTAACCTTGAGGGATATCTTTTGCAAAATGATGAAAGAAATGGATGGCGATTACATCCACAAATACGATCTGTTAAGGAATTATGTGCAACTGATCGTTCACGAAGCATTAAAGGTAAAACCACAGGATATTTTATTTAAACAGAACAATGCATCGGCACGTTTAACCGCGTTGTTTCTCGAATTGTTGGAAAGACAGTTCCCTATTGGTTCTACTGAACACATTTTAGAATTAAAAACAGCCCACGACTTTGCCTGCAGGTTACTGGTACATGTAAATCACCTCAACCATGCTGTAAAAGAGATAACTGGTAAAACCACTTCTGAGCACATTTCGAGGAGAATAGCAACTGAAGCAGTGGCTTTATTGAAGCACACCGAATGGAATATTGCGCAAATTGCTTATTGTCTGGGTTTTGAATACCCGGCAAACTTCAATATATTTTTTAAACGCCAGATGCAGTGTACGCCAAAGGGGTTCAGGGCTAATTAA
- a CDS encoding AI-2E family transporter — protein sequence MNKTYPFYIKAPVILLGLVITVFMMSVLRDILVPLAFAALIAILLNPLTNRFERKMPKILSIILSMLIGLLVVVAILYFLSSQVAHFFDDLDSIKQKLSQLLEQIRSWLQDTFGISTQKQMQMVNDAANGSKALIGQTLSGLMGVLSVVFLIPVYTFLILLYKTLILNFIYEVFSEENKQKVAEILGETKAAIQSYIIGLLIETSIVAVMNSAALLILGVQNAILIGVIGAILNLLPYIGGIIAIALPVLMATLTKDGFTTQLLIIAAYALIQFIDNNILVPRIVSSKVQINALISIVIVLMGAALWGVPGMFLSIPFIAVLKIIFDRIDGLKPWGKLLGDNIPTEHMGQMKRFRRKKKLATS from the coding sequence ATGAATAAAACCTACCCATTTTACATCAAGGCGCCTGTAATCCTTTTAGGATTGGTAATTACAGTATTTATGATGAGCGTATTGAGAGACATCCTGGTACCTTTAGCTTTTGCTGCCTTAATTGCCATCCTGCTAAATCCGCTTACCAACCGTTTCGAAAGAAAGATGCCTAAAATACTCAGTATTATTCTTTCTATGCTCATTGGTTTATTGGTTGTGGTGGCGATACTTTATTTTTTATCTTCACAGGTTGCCCACTTTTTTGACGACCTGGATAGCATTAAGCAGAAATTATCGCAATTGCTTGAGCAGATCAGAAGCTGGCTACAAGATACCTTCGGTATTTCTACACAAAAGCAGATGCAAATGGTTAACGATGCAGCAAATGGCAGTAAAGCATTGATCGGCCAAACGCTTAGTGGCTTAATGGGGGTTTTAAGTGTGGTTTTCCTGATTCCGGTTTATACTTTTTTAATTTTATTATATAAAACACTGATCTTAAATTTCATTTACGAAGTATTTTCAGAGGAAAACAAACAGAAAGTTGCCGAAATTCTGGGCGAAACCAAAGCAGCTATTCAAAGTTATATTATCGGCTTATTGATCGAAACTTCAATTGTAGCGGTAATGAACTCTGCTGCCTTATTAATCCTCGGCGTACAAAATGCCATTCTAATTGGTGTTATCGGAGCGATATTAAACCTGCTTCCCTACATTGGTGGTATTATTGCCATTGCATTGCCGGTATTAATGGCCACCCTAACCAAAGATGGTTTTACCACTCAATTATTAATTATAGCAGCTTACGCTTTAATTCAGTTTATTGATAACAATATCTTAGTACCGCGTATTGTTTCGAGCAAGGTGCAGATTAATGCCTTAATTTCTATCGTAATTGTATTAATGGGTGCTGCACTTTGGGGTGTACCGGGCATGTTCCTTTCTATTCCTTTCATAGCCGTATTGAAAATCATTTTCGACCGGATAGATGGCCTTAAACCCTGGGGTAAATTGCTGGGCGATAATATACCCACAGAACACATGGGACAGATGAAAAGGTTTAGGAGAAAGAAAAAATTGGCAACGAGCTAA
- a CDS encoding protease, translated as MKNIKLIIPALLVLFSACSEATRNTASSKSESTAQTASSNKTDSLEAKIKINGNVAPGDPLLLRFVVYNNTDSAKSFCIWHTPFEPLLSSYLSITDEKGEEAQYKGAMAKRVMPPPASSYSKVNAGDSLVANADLLKAYDLKKGSSYKVVYTGGNMSGLASKDTVTFIYTEVH; from the coding sequence ATGAAAAACATCAAATTAATTATCCCTGCACTTCTTGTTTTATTTTCAGCCTGTAGCGAAGCCACAAGAAATACAGCAAGCAGCAAGAGCGAAAGCACAGCTCAAACTGCTTCGTCAAATAAAACCGATTCGCTCGAAGCCAAAATTAAAATAAACGGCAACGTTGCTCCCGGAGATCCATTATTATTGAGATTTGTGGTTTACAATAATACCGATTCCGCTAAAAGTTTCTGTATCTGGCATACCCCTTTCGAACCTTTACTCAGCAGCTATTTAAGCATTACTGATGAAAAAGGAGAAGAAGCACAGTACAAAGGCGCAATGGCCAAAAGGGTAATGCCGCCACCTGCATCGAGCTATTCGAAAGTAAATGCTGGTGATAGCTTAGTGGCCAATGCTGATCTGCTCAAAGCCTACGACCTGAAAAAAGGATCGAGTTACAAGGTAGTTTACACGGGTGGCAATATGAGTGGACTGGCATCAAAAGATACGGTAACCTTTATTTATACTGAAGTACACTAA
- a CDS encoding SRPBCC family protein: MENTTTITVETTVNAPVEKVWEFWNNPDHITKWSFASPDWHTPYSENDLKVGGKFKSTMAAKDGSMSFDFGGTYTTVDTNKKIEYSLEDGRKVSIIFEALSEQTRVIETFDPESTNPIEMQRGGWQAILDNFKKYTEEG, translated from the coding sequence ATGGAAAACACCACAACAATCACAGTAGAAACAACCGTAAATGCACCAGTAGAAAAAGTTTGGGAATTTTGGAACAATCCGGATCATATTACAAAATGGAGTTTTGCTTCTCCGGATTGGCATACTCCTTATTCGGAAAACGATTTAAAAGTTGGTGGTAAATTTAAAAGCACCATGGCCGCAAAAGATGGCAGCATGAGCTTTGATTTTGGCGGAACTTATACCACAGTTGATACCAACAAAAAAATTGAATACAGTTTAGAAGACGGCAGAAAAGTAAGCATCATTTTCGAGGCTTTAAGCGAGCAGACCAGGGTAATTGAAACTTTTGATCCGGAATCTACCAACCCTATCGAGATGCAGCGCGGCGGATGGCAGGCTATTTTGGATAATTTCAAAAAATATACGGAAGAGGGGTAA
- a CDS encoding peroxiredoxin, producing the protein MMKTNIVAATVVLLGLIGLGTDAQESKPKGKNPQLEVGNKIPDFTLKDDSGKDFKVSNYIGKKKLVIYFYPKDESSVCTKEACAFRDSYEEFKSTDAMIIGINSGTVQSHADFKKHHNLPFTLLSDPDNKVLKMFGVKDVMFLTGRETFLVDLDGKVVFKFKGMLKGDEHASSVLAFLKKK; encoded by the coding sequence ATGATGAAAACAAATATCGTAGCAGCTACGGTAGTTCTTCTAGGTCTAATAGGCTTAGGAACTGATGCGCAGGAATCGAAACCTAAAGGTAAAAACCCACAGCTGGAAGTTGGAAACAAAATCCCCGATTTTACCCTTAAAGATGATAGCGGAAAAGATTTTAAAGTGAGTAACTACATCGGAAAGAAAAAGCTGGTGATCTATTTTTATCCAAAAGATGAAAGCAGTGTTTGTACTAAAGAGGCCTGTGCATTTAGAGATAGTTACGAGGAGTTTAAATCAACGGATGCGATGATTATCGGTATAAATTCTGGCACTGTGCAAAGCCATGCCGACTTTAAGAAACACCATAATCTGCCGTTTACACTGTTGAGCGATCCGGATAATAAGGTTTTAAAGATGTTTGGCGTTAAAGACGTGATGTTTTTAACCGGAAGAGAAACTTTTTTGGTAGATCTGGATGGTAAAGTGGTGTTTAAATTTAAAGGAATGTTAAAAGGGGATGAGCATGCCAGCAGCGTTTTGGCTTTCCTGAAAAAGAAGTAA
- a CDS encoding SGNH/GDSL hydrolase family protein, translating into MKLTSFLCFTLLVTALISKSFAQNKLQSASFITFNGYSTSFAEKLEKSEPLTVAFLGGSITNMEGWRRLVCNYLTKTYPQTKFKFINAGIPSLGSLPHAFRVQRDVLDSGKIDLLFVESAVNDHVNKTAEQTQRRALEGIIRHTLSKNPKTNIVLMAFADEDKINDFDNGKMPVEVKVHSDLAEYYHLPFINLALEVDKRIANKEFTWATDFKDLHPAPFGQQLYFNTIKTYLEENQKNTNRKANAGLPKIIDKFAYSKGQYINVNAAENLNTFSINKNWKPSDGLEARLGFVNIPVLESSTRNSGFDLVFKGNAVGIAILSGPDAGMLHYRIDGGEEKTIDLYTQWSASLHLPWYLLLGDQLSGGEHKLSVRTSEYHHPKSTGYTCRIAYFLVNSN; encoded by the coding sequence ATGAAACTAACCTCTTTTCTGTGCTTCACACTACTGGTAACAGCACTAATTTCTAAAAGTTTTGCCCAAAACAAACTTCAATCTGCCTCATTTATCACTTTTAATGGTTACAGTACCTCCTTTGCCGAAAAACTTGAAAAAAGCGAGCCTTTAACGGTTGCCTTTTTAGGTGGATCGATTACTAATATGGAAGGCTGGCGTAGATTAGTGTGCAATTATTTAACTAAAACCTATCCGCAAACCAAATTTAAGTTTATCAATGCTGGCATTCCTTCATTGGGCAGTTTACCACATGCTTTCCGTGTGCAGCGCGATGTGCTCGACAGCGGCAAAATAGATTTATTATTTGTAGAATCGGCCGTTAATGATCATGTAAACAAAACCGCCGAACAAACACAACGCCGGGCTTTGGAAGGTATTATCAGGCATACTTTAAGCAAAAACCCGAAAACCAATATCGTATTGATGGCTTTTGCCGATGAAGATAAAATCAACGATTTCGACAATGGTAAAATGCCGGTTGAGGTAAAAGTACACAGCGATTTAGCCGAATATTATCATTTGCCATTTATTAATCTGGCTTTAGAGGTGGATAAACGTATTGCCAATAAAGAATTTACCTGGGCTACCGATTTTAAAGATCTCCATCCGGCACCTTTTGGTCAGCAGCTTTATTTTAATACGATTAAAACTTATCTGGAAGAAAATCAGAAAAATACCAATAGAAAGGCAAATGCTGGCCTGCCTAAAATCATCGACAAATTTGCCTACTCCAAAGGTCAATATATAAATGTTAACGCAGCAGAAAATCTCAATACTTTTAGCATCAACAAAAACTGGAAACCAAGCGATGGTTTAGAGGCCAGACTTGGTTTTGTAAATATACCTGTATTGGAAAGCAGTACGCGAAACAGTGGCTTCGACTTAGTTTTTAAGGGCAATGCTGTGGGTATTGCCATTTTATCAGGTCCTGATGCTGGTATGCTGCATTACCGGATTGATGGTGGTGAAGAAAAAACAATCGATCTGTATACCCAATGGAGTGCGAGCCTGCATTTACCCTGGTATTTGTTATTGGGCGACCAATTGAGTGGAGGCGAACACAAACTGAGCGTACGCACCAGCGAATATCACCATCCAAAATCTACAGGATATACCTGCCGTATCGCTTATTTTCTGGTAAACAGTAATTAA
- a CDS encoding efflux RND transporter permease subunit — protein sequence MNLIRFALRKPISILVLVAGLFFFGIGAINQIKVDILPQMNLPVIYIAHPFGGYTPDQMEAYFGKQYVNILLFANGIKSIETKNTQGLMLMKLTYYEGTNMAQAAAELSALSTRAQAIFPPGSQPPFVIRFDASSLPVGQLVLSSPIRTNNELQDLANTYVRPSFSAIPGLLSPAPFGGSPRTIEINVNPSLLRSHNLTVDQVVEAIRLNNQTAPSGNVRIGDKNYLTPTNYTIKKVKDFENIPLFKGSVQNLQLRDVATVKDGADLVAGYALINGKRSVYLSIAKSGDASTWDVVKNLKKNLPNIQSSLPEDVKLSYEFDQSVYVINAVKSLISEGAIGAILTGLMVLLFLGDKRAALIVILTIPTSIIAGVLFLKLFGQTINIMTLSGLALAIGILVDESTVTIENIHQHFDMGKPKALAIWDACKEIAFPKLLILFCILAVFAPAFTMTGIPGALFLPLALAIGFSMVVSFLLSQTFVPIMANWLMVAHPKKGAAHHPGITQDEADFKATGITLESEKDTLNQKRVLVEREDFSGDGKIGFFDKFRNRFMRFLDRILPYKKSVVLIYLVVIIGSAALLLVNIGRDVLPRVNSSQFQLRLRAPDGTRLERTEEKANVVLAELKKMVGEEHVGISSVYVGQHPAQFSVNPIYQFMAGPHEAVFQVSLKDFEEDMDDFKDQFREKIKKLLPDVKLSFEPIELTDKVLSQGSPTPVEIRIAGKNKKLNEKYANKILAELKEIPYMRDVQIAQPIKYPSLNIDIDRTRAAQIGVDMADISRSLIASTSSSRYTDKNIWLDEKAALPYNVQVQVPLNQMTSKDDIGEIPLLKNSARPVLSDVAKITPDTTAGENDNIGAMPFLSVTANLYHTDLGTASKDMQKAIKDLGELPRGLNVTAIGMSKVLGDTLDSLQSGLLVAIVVIFLMLAANFQSFKVPLVILATVPAVILGSLLLLTLTGSTLNLQSYMGIIMSVGVSIANAVLLITNAEQLRKNNGNALESAREAAALRLRPIIMTSIAMIAGMLPMAIGHGEGGGAVSPLGRAVIGGLLASTFAVLIILPLVFAWVQGKQTTNSMSLDPEDTDSIHYIKGLEENE from the coding sequence ATGAATTTAATACGTTTCGCACTTCGCAAACCCATATCCATCTTAGTTTTAGTAGCCGGACTGTTCTTTTTTGGTATTGGGGCCATCAACCAGATCAAGGTTGATATCCTGCCGCAGATGAACCTTCCGGTAATTTATATTGCCCACCCTTTTGGCGGTTATACTCCCGACCAGATGGAGGCTTATTTTGGTAAACAATATGTCAACATCCTGCTTTTTGCAAACGGTATCAAAAGTATCGAAACCAAAAACACACAGGGTTTAATGCTGATGAAATTAACCTATTACGAAGGCACCAACATGGCGCAGGCCGCGGCCGAGCTTAGTGCGCTGTCTACCAGGGCACAGGCCATTTTCCCGCCAGGCTCGCAGCCGCCTTTCGTGATCCGTTTCGATGCTTCTTCGCTCCCGGTTGGTCAATTGGTATTAAGTAGTCCGATACGCACCAACAACGAACTGCAGGATTTAGCCAATACTTATGTTCGTCCAAGTTTTTCGGCTATCCCAGGTTTACTTTCACCTGCTCCATTTGGTGGTAGCCCCAGAACGATAGAAATAAACGTAAACCCATCTTTACTCCGTTCGCACAATTTAACGGTCGATCAGGTGGTAGAGGCCATCAGGTTAAATAACCAGACTGCACCATCAGGAAATGTAAGGATTGGTGATAAAAACTACCTTACGCCAACCAATTATACTATTAAAAAAGTAAAGGATTTTGAAAACATTCCTTTGTTTAAAGGAAGTGTACAAAATTTACAGCTCCGCGATGTGGCCACGGTTAAAGATGGTGCCGATTTGGTTGCAGGTTATGCTTTAATTAACGGAAAACGCTCGGTGTATTTAAGTATCGCAAAATCTGGAGATGCTTCTACCTGGGATGTGGTAAAAAATTTAAAGAAAAACCTGCCGAATATCCAAAGTTCATTACCTGAAGATGTTAAACTTTCTTACGAGTTTGACCAATCTGTTTATGTAATCAATGCGGTAAAAAGTTTAATCAGCGAAGGTGCCATTGGTGCCATATTAACAGGATTAATGGTTTTACTTTTCCTTGGCGATAAACGTGCAGCCTTGATTGTAATCCTTACCATCCCAACTTCGATTATTGCAGGGGTTTTATTCCTAAAATTATTCGGACAAACGATCAATATCATGACTTTGAGCGGATTGGCTCTGGCGATTGGTATTTTGGTCGATGAATCGACGGTAACGATAGAAAACATCCACCAGCATTTTGATATGGGGAAACCCAAGGCCCTGGCGATCTGGGATGCCTGTAAGGAAATCGCTTTCCCTAAATTGCTGATCCTGTTCTGTATCCTTGCCGTGTTTGCCCCTGCTTTTACCATGACTGGTATTCCGGGTGCATTATTTTTGCCATTGGCACTCGCAATCGGATTTTCGATGGTGGTATCGTTTTTATTATCGCAAACTTTTGTGCCGATTATGGCCAACTGGCTGATGGTAGCACATCCTAAAAAAGGCGCTGCACACCATCCCGGCATTACACAGGATGAGGCAGATTTTAAAGCCACCGGAATTACACTCGAATCGGAAAAAGATACCCTCAATCAAAAAAGGGTTCTGGTTGAGCGGGAAGATTTTAGCGGTGATGGCAAAATTGGCTTTTTTGATAAATTCAGAAACCGTTTTATGCGTTTTCTAGATCGCATACTCCCTTACAAAAAATCTGTCGTACTAATTTATCTGGTCGTAATTATTGGCTCTGCAGCCCTGTTATTAGTCAACATTGGCCGTGATGTTTTACCAAGGGTAAATTCAAGCCAATTCCAGTTGCGTTTACGCGCTCCTGATGGAACACGTTTAGAGCGTACCGAAGAAAAAGCAAACGTTGTTTTGGCAGAATTGAAAAAAATGGTTGGCGAAGAGCATGTAGGCATTTCTTCCGTTTATGTTGGTCAGCACCCGGCACAGTTTTCAGTAAATCCGATCTACCAGTTCATGGCCGGTCCGCATGAAGCTGTTTTCCAGGTAAGTTTAAAAGATTTTGAAGAAGACATGGACGATTTCAAGGATCAGTTTAGGGAAAAAATCAAAAAATTACTGCCTGACGTTAAACTTTCTTTTGAGCCTATCGAATTAACAGACAAGGTATTGAGCCAGGGCTCTCCTACCCCTGTTGAGATCCGCATTGCTGGTAAAAACAAGAAACTAAACGAAAAATATGCCAATAAAATCCTGGCTGAATTAAAGGAAATCCCTTACATGAGGGACGTTCAGATTGCCCAGCCGATTAAATATCCATCATTGAACATCGATATCGACAGAACACGCGCTGCACAGATCGGGGTAGATATGGCTGACATTTCGAGATCGTTGATTGCTTCCACCTCATCATCACGCTATACTGATAAAAATATCTGGCTGGATGAAAAAGCAGCTTTGCCATACAATGTGCAGGTGCAGGTACCGCTTAACCAGATGACCAGTAAAGATGATATCGGAGAAATCCCACTATTGAAAAACTCGGCCCGACCAGTATTAAGCGATGTTGCCAAAATCACCCCAGATACTACCGCTGGTGAAAACGATAACATTGGGGCTATGCCTTTCCTATCGGTAACCGCAAACCTTTATCATACCGATTTGGGAACTGCATCAAAAGATATGCAAAAAGCAATCAAAGATCTGGGCGAATTGCCAAGGGGATTAAATGTTACCGCAATTGGGATGAGCAAAGTATTAGGTGATACCTTAGATAGTTTGCAATCGGGATTATTAGTTGCCATTGTGGTTATATTCCTGATGCTGGCCGCAAACTTCCAGTCGTTTAAAGTGCCATTGGTTATTTTAGCAACGGTGCCAGCAGTAATTCTGGGATCATTATTGTTGTTAACCCTAACCGGATCAACCTTAAACCTTCAATCGTATATGGGGATTATCATGTCGGTTGGGGTATCCATCGCCAATGCGGTGTTATTGATTACCAACGCCGAGCAACTGAGAAAGAATAATGGCAATGCGCTCGAATCGGCACGTGAAGCAGCTGCTTTGCGTTTACGTCCGATTATTATGACTAGTATTGCCATGATTGCCGGTATGCTGCCTATGGCCATCGGTCATGGCGAAGGTGGCGGGGCTGTTTCGCCACTGGGCAGGGCAGTAATTGGAGGTTTATTGGCTTCCACATTCGCTGTATTGATTATATTGCCATTGGTATTTGCATGGGTTCAGGGAAAACAAACAACCAATTCGATGTCGCTTGACCCGGAAGATACAGACAGCATCCACTACATTAAAGGTTTAGAAGAAAACGAATAA
- a CDS encoding efflux RND transporter periplasmic adaptor subunit, whose amino-acid sequence MNTKIFSTGLLSTGFLMLTAIYGCGHSESKVAAKKEKEASIATFDLKKEKLSTQLNLPGELIAFQQVDLYAKVSSFVKSLKVDIGSEVSKGQLLMTLEAPEMTSQLAATQSRIKAQEAIYTASKANYNRLYETSKTPGTISTNDLDQAMAKKNSDLAQLEAAKAAYKEVGSVQDYLTIRAPFSGIISARNVNLGAYVGPTGKGSDLPLFTLQDQKNLRLAVSIPEVYTGYLKAGDEVSFSVKSLPNQTFKAKVKRLSGALDVRLRSERVEMDVPNASKVLLPGMVAELNIPLPANASTFIISKKALLDTSEGLFVLKVADNKAVKVAVKKGRETEDKVEVFGELAEGDKLVAEPTEEMHEGMVIKP is encoded by the coding sequence ATGAATACAAAGATATTTTCAACAGGATTATTAAGTACGGGATTTTTAATGCTTACGGCAATATACGGCTGTGGACATTCAGAATCTAAAGTTGCCGCGAAAAAAGAGAAAGAAGCAAGCATCGCAACATTCGATCTTAAAAAAGAAAAGTTATCAACCCAACTCAACTTGCCAGGCGAACTGATTGCCTTTCAACAAGTTGATTTATATGCTAAAGTGAGCAGCTTTGTGAAGTCATTAAAAGTTGATATTGGATCAGAAGTGAGCAAAGGCCAGTTATTGATGACTTTAGAAGCACCAGAAATGACTTCGCAACTGGCTGCAACACAATCAAGAATTAAAGCTCAGGAAGCTATTTATACCGCCAGCAAAGCCAATTATAACCGTTTATACGAAACCAGTAAAACCCCAGGTACCATTTCTACCAACGACCTTGACCAGGCGATGGCGAAAAAGAACTCCGATCTGGCACAGCTCGAAGCCGCAAAAGCAGCTTATAAAGAGGTAGGTTCGGTTCAGGATTATTTAACCATCAGGGCACCATTTAGCGGGATTATTTCGGCCAGAAATGTAAATTTAGGTGCTTACGTTGGTCCGACAGGAAAAGGTTCTGATCTGCCTTTATTTACGTTGCAGGATCAGAAAAACCTGCGTTTGGCGGTTTCCATTCCAGAGGTTTATACCGGTTATTTAAAAGCTGGCGATGAAGTGAGTTTCTCTGTAAAATCTTTACCAAACCAAACTTTTAAAGCAAAAGTGAAACGTTTATCCGGTGCTTTAGATGTCCGTTTACGTTCAGAGCGTGTGGAGATGGACGTGCCAAATGCTTCAAAGGTTTTATTACCTGGTATGGTAGCCGAGCTGAATATCCCGCTTCCGGCCAATGCCAGCACCTTCATCATCTCTAAAAAGGCATTATTAGATACCAGCGAAGGATTATTTGTATTAAAAGTAGCTGATAACAAAGCGGTTAAAGTGGCTGTAAAAAAAGGCAGGGAAACTGAAGATAAAGTTGAGGTTTTTGGTGAGCTGGCAGAAGGTGACAAATTAGTGGCAGAACCTACAGAGGAAATGCATGAAGGAATGGTGATTAAACCATAA